In the genome of Gemmatimonadota bacterium, one region contains:
- a CDS encoding M48 family metalloprotease: MRNFIVGSVLLVAACATNPVTGKSQLSLVSEAQEIEMGRAEVTRARQESGFIADATLEQYVAGIGKQMAAASERPALPWEFHVIDDPMVNAFAAPGGFIFITRGILTYLNSEAELAAVVGHEIGHVTAKHTVAMLSQQQLAQVGLMAGAIAAPKVAGGVAGQLAGTAASLYFLKFSRNDESQADQLGHRYSLKQLYDVREMPNTFRTLERLSAVSGGNGMPNFLSTHPDPGSRVQKTQAWADTVSNPSRLHSDRDRFLTRIDGLLFGEDPEQGYFENGRFLHPGLKFQFMVPQGWQTSNTLAQVAMAEPNGTAQVSLSGAQQSTVDAAAQAFLAQQGLTSPGAQRTTVNGVPAVTADFTAATQDGQQLRGSVLFLQHNGQVFQFLGLALASSWGQQGGAITQVLRSFGPTSASQQFQQRKYLRIVTLPRATPVATLAQQSNGAVSAQTLAIINGVPDGASLPAGKRVKTVVYR; encoded by the coding sequence ATGCGAAACTTCATCGTGGGTTCCGTCCTCCTCGTCGCCGCGTGCGCTACCAACCCCGTCACAGGCAAGAGTCAGCTCTCCCTCGTCTCCGAAGCACAGGAGATCGAGATGGGGCGCGCCGAAGTGACTCGTGCCCGACAGGAGAGTGGTTTCATCGCCGACGCGACGCTGGAGCAGTACGTCGCCGGCATCGGCAAGCAGATGGCCGCGGCGTCCGAACGACCCGCGCTGCCGTGGGAGTTCCACGTCATCGATGACCCGATGGTGAACGCCTTCGCGGCGCCTGGCGGGTTCATCTTCATCACCCGCGGCATCCTGACCTATCTCAATTCCGAAGCCGAGCTGGCTGCCGTGGTGGGTCACGAGATCGGACACGTCACCGCCAAACACACCGTCGCGATGCTCTCGCAGCAGCAGCTCGCCCAGGTCGGGTTGATGGCCGGCGCGATCGCCGCGCCGAAGGTCGCCGGTGGTGTGGCCGGACAGCTCGCCGGGACTGCCGCGTCACTCTACTTCCTCAAGTTCTCGCGCAATGACGAAAGCCAGGCCGACCAGCTCGGTCATCGGTATTCGCTCAAGCAGCTGTACGACGTGCGCGAAATGCCAAACACCTTCCGCACCCTCGAGCGGCTCAGCGCCGTGAGCGGGGGGAATGGCATGCCGAACTTCCTCTCGACCCACCCTGATCCGGGCTCGCGCGTGCAGAAGACGCAGGCGTGGGCCGACACCGTGAGCAATCCGTCGCGATTGCACTCCGATCGCGATCGGTTCCTCACCCGCATCGATGGCCTGCTCTTCGGCGAAGATCCGGAACAGGGATATTTCGAGAACGGTCGCTTCCTGCATCCGGGCCTGAAGTTCCAGTTCATGGTGCCGCAGGGCTGGCAGACGTCGAACACGCTCGCCCAGGTCGCCATGGCCGAGCCCAACGGCACGGCGCAGGTCTCCTTGTCGGGGGCACAGCAGAGCACGGTGGATGCGGCCGCGCAGGCGTTTCTGGCGCAGCAGGGGCTGACCTCACCCGGCGCCCAGCGCACCACGGTCAATGGCGTGCCGGCCGTCACCGCGGATTTCACCGCGGCGACTCAGGACGGCCAGCAACTGCGGGGCAGCGTGCTCTTCCTGCAGCACAACGGTCAGGTCTTCCAGTTCCTCGGCCTCGCGCTCGCCTCGAGCTGGGGGCAGCAGGGCGGTGCGATCACTCAGGTGCTCCGGTCATTCGGGCCCACGTCTGCCAGCCAGCAGTTCCAGCAGCGCAAGTACCTCCGGATCGTGACGCTTCCTCGCGCGACGCCGGTGGCAACACTGGCACAACAGAGCAACGGCGCCGTCTCGGCGCAGACGCTCGCGATCATCAACGGGGTTCCTGATGGGGCGAGCCTCCCGGCCGGGAAGCGCGTGAAGACGGTCGTCTACCGCTAG
- a CDS encoding threonine/serine exporter family protein has product MTNSPEQPTRSAWTGWTPAAGLPLPGSPPPADHRIAFVLRLGHSLHTAGYAAHRLEEALELASDQLGLRGQFFSTPTSIMASFGPQDDQRTFLIRVEPGESNLGQLAQADEVTREVLNGVLTPLEGATRLEQLETVPPRYPTWLSTTAFAVISGSSARFLGGGWHEMLAGLAIGLVIGLLAILAGRVSSLGRVFEPIAALAASFLAASLAAAGLPMSVFLATLAGVIVLIPGLMLTTAMTELSTRHLASGTARFMGALVLLMGIAFGIALGTRIATLAFGTIPSAAIEPLPDWTLYLSLLISPLAFVVLLKAELRDAGWIVLAGVLSFAGAFYGQRTLGPELGAFGGALVAGFFSNWYARVTDRPAQITMVPGLLLLVPGSVGLRALTSFVDSKTTSGVDGAFRMVLIAVSLVAGTLIANIVSPRRKLMT; this is encoded by the coding sequence ATGACGAACTCGCCAGAGCAACCGACACGCAGCGCGTGGACCGGATGGACCCCGGCGGCGGGCCTCCCCCTCCCCGGGAGCCCCCCTCCTGCCGATCACCGCATCGCCTTCGTGCTGCGGCTGGGCCATTCCCTGCATACCGCCGGCTATGCCGCTCACCGGCTCGAGGAGGCCCTCGAGCTCGCTAGCGACCAGCTGGGGCTGCGCGGCCAGTTCTTCTCGACGCCGACGTCGATCATGGCATCGTTCGGGCCCCAGGACGACCAGCGGACCTTCCTGATCCGGGTCGAGCCGGGCGAATCGAACCTCGGCCAGCTCGCGCAGGCGGATGAGGTCACCCGCGAGGTCCTCAACGGCGTACTCACTCCGCTCGAGGGAGCGACGCGGCTCGAACAGCTCGAAACCGTGCCGCCGCGCTACCCGACCTGGCTCAGCACGACTGCCTTCGCCGTCATCTCCGGCAGTTCGGCACGCTTTCTTGGCGGTGGCTGGCACGAGATGCTGGCCGGGCTCGCGATCGGACTGGTGATCGGGCTCCTTGCGATCCTTGCGGGTCGCGTGAGCAGTCTTGGTCGGGTCTTCGAGCCGATCGCTGCGCTCGCCGCTTCGTTCCTCGCCGCGTCACTGGCCGCCGCAGGGCTGCCGATGTCGGTCTTCCTCGCCACACTGGCTGGTGTGATCGTCCTGATTCCAGGGCTGATGCTGACCACCGCGATGACGGAACTCTCGACCCGCCACCTCGCCTCGGGGACGGCTCGCTTCATGGGAGCGCTGGTCCTGCTGATGGGGATCGCCTTCGGTATCGCGCTGGGTACCCGGATCGCGACCCTCGCCTTCGGCACGATTCCGTCGGCCGCCATTGAGCCTCTCCCCGACTGGACCCTCTACCTCTCGCTGCTGATCTCACCGCTCGCCTTCGTGGTGTTGCTCAAGGCAGAGCTGCGCGACGCGGGATGGATCGTGCTGGCGGGAGTACTCTCGTTTGCGGGGGCGTTCTACGGTCAGCGGACGCTAGGCCCCGAACTCGGCGCCTTTGGCGGCGCACTGGTGGCGGGCTTCTTCAGCAACTGGTATGCGCGAGTCACTGATCGACCGGCACAGATCACCATGGTCCCCGGGCTCCTGCTCCTGGTGCCCGGAAGCGTCGGCCTCCGGGCACTGACGTCGTTTGTTGACAGCAAGACGACGTCAGGGGTCGATGGTGCCTTTCGGATGGTGCTCATCGCCGTCTCGCTAGTGGCGGGCACCCTCATTGCCAACATCGTCTCGCCCCGCCGGAAGCTGATGACGTGA
- a CDS encoding Gfo/Idh/MocA family oxidoreductase: MSVDRRTFVQVTGAAAAALRLPRRAFGVGRPDADPIRIGVIGCGGRGTGAVRDALMASENVSLVAMGDLFPDHLASAREQFAKIATTDAGFAAKYRVTPEHSFTGLDAFRQVLASDIDLVILATPPAFRADHLAAAVAAGKHVFMEKPVAVDVVGALSVIASGEAARAKGLAVVCGTQRRHDPRYIETISRIHDGQIGDLIAGSVYWNQGGLWNFPRKPEWSDAEWQLRNWLYFTWLSGDHIVEQHVHNLDVANWVMGAVPVRAMGVGGRQARTSPDYGHIFDHFAIEYEYPGGVRINSMCRQQDGTASNVGERFVGSKGTSNGYDRIEGKKAWKWSTAGNILPYVEEHRDLVASIRSGKPLNEARRIAESTLTAIMGREAAYTGQVITWEKLLQTPQSIRPPLASLGTLATPPVPVPGQTVLMRGFNSGW, encoded by the coding sequence GTGAGTGTAGATCGTCGAACGTTTGTGCAGGTCACTGGCGCTGCCGCGGCAGCGCTCAGACTTCCGCGTCGCGCCTTCGGTGTGGGCCGGCCCGACGCCGACCCGATTCGCATCGGGGTGATCGGCTGTGGTGGTCGCGGTACCGGCGCGGTGCGTGACGCGCTGATGGCCAGTGAAAACGTCTCGCTGGTCGCGATGGGCGACCTCTTCCCCGATCACCTCGCGAGTGCGCGCGAACAGTTCGCGAAGATCGCAACCACCGATGCCGGATTTGCGGCGAAGTACCGGGTGACTCCCGAGCACTCGTTCACCGGGCTTGATGCGTTCCGTCAGGTCCTGGCGAGCGACATCGACCTCGTGATCCTCGCGACACCGCCCGCCTTTCGCGCCGACCATCTCGCGGCGGCCGTCGCGGCCGGGAAGCACGTCTTCATGGAGAAGCCGGTGGCGGTCGATGTCGTCGGCGCCCTCTCCGTGATTGCCTCGGGCGAGGCCGCCAGGGCGAAGGGGCTCGCCGTGGTGTGCGGCACCCAGCGTCGTCACGATCCGCGCTACATCGAAACCATCAGCCGGATTCACGATGGCCAGATCGGCGACCTCATTGCCGGCTCGGTGTACTGGAATCAGGGCGGGCTCTGGAATTTTCCGCGCAAGCCGGAGTGGAGCGACGCCGAGTGGCAGCTGCGCAACTGGCTCTACTTCACCTGGCTCAGCGGCGATCACATCGTCGAACAGCACGTGCACAATCTCGATGTGGCCAACTGGGTGATGGGCGCGGTGCCGGTGCGGGCGATGGGTGTCGGGGGTCGCCAGGCCCGCACCTCACCGGACTACGGCCACATCTTCGACCACTTCGCGATCGAGTACGAATACCCTGGTGGTGTGCGCATCAACTCGATGTGCCGGCAGCAGGACGGCACCGCATCGAATGTCGGCGAGCGCTTCGTCGGCAGCAAGGGAACCTCCAACGGCTACGATCGGATCGAAGGAAAGAAGGCGTGGAAGTGGAGTACCGCCGGCAACATCCTCCCCTATGTCGAGGAGCACCGCGACCTCGTCGCCAGCATCCGCTCCGGCAAGCCGCTCAACGAGGCGCGCCGCATCGCCGAGAGCACGCTGACGGCGATCATGGGCCGCGAGGCCGCCTACACCGGACAGGTCATCACCTGGGAGAAGTTGCTGCAGACGCCGCAGAGCATCCGTCCACCACTCGCGTCACTTGGCACCTTGGCGACGCCGCCGGTGCCGGTGCCCGGACAGACGGTGTTGATGCGGGGGTTCAATAGCGGGTGGTAG
- a CDS encoding SUMF1/EgtB/PvdO family nonheme iron enzyme, with product MKVSRHTRALLVTSLLVAIARTASAQGAERFVPYTDTIPGALLSFVMLPVPAGTITMNTATGPVKINVPAFWMAKTEITWDIYDIFAFRLDVAREERPKIDISARPSRPYGAPDKGYGHAGFPAIGMTATAAEAFARWISQKTGHTYRIATDAEWTHAAELAFGTAPLSKQRLDATAWTRENAEGQTHAVGQKLNDRIGVEDLFGNVAEWVTTADSSFAVRGGSYRDPAAQITTASSVRQDPTWNQTDPQIPKSRWWLSDAPFTGIRLVRVP from the coding sequence ATGAAAGTATCCCGACACACGCGCGCCCTGCTGGTGACGAGCCTCCTGGTCGCGATCGCTAGGACCGCGTCGGCACAGGGCGCTGAGCGCTTCGTGCCGTACACGGACACGATTCCCGGCGCCTTGCTGTCGTTTGTCATGCTGCCCGTGCCGGCCGGCACGATCACGATGAACACGGCCACGGGGCCAGTGAAGATCAACGTCCCGGCATTCTGGATGGCCAAGACCGAGATCACCTGGGACATCTACGACATCTTCGCCTTCCGGCTCGATGTCGCGCGCGAGGAGCGGCCCAAGATTGACATCTCTGCGCGGCCCTCGCGCCCCTATGGCGCTCCCGACAAGGGCTACGGCCACGCCGGCTTCCCCGCAATCGGGATGACGGCAACGGCAGCCGAGGCCTTTGCGCGCTGGATTTCGCAGAAGACCGGCCACACCTATCGCATCGCGACCGACGCCGAGTGGACCCACGCGGCAGAGCTCGCCTTCGGCACGGCGCCGCTGAGCAAGCAGCGGCTCGATGCCACTGCGTGGACCCGCGAGAATGCCGAGGGACAGACGCACGCCGTCGGGCAGAAGCTCAATGACCGGATCGGTGTGGAGGATCTCTTCGGTAATGTGGCAGAGTGGGTCACCACGGCCGACAGCAGTTTTGCGGTGCGCGGCGGCAGCTATCGTGATCCGGCCGCGCAGATCACGACCGCATCGAGTGTCCGGCAGGATCCGACCTGGAACCAGACTGATCCGCAGATTCCCAAGAGTCGCTGGTGGTTGTCCGATGCCCCCTTTACCGGTATTCGCCTCGTGAGGGTCCCGTGA
- a CDS encoding FAD:protein FMN transferase, which produces MRSGRWKVRRIVATAAMFLKLHPLPAIAQGPRQEYRQLHLGVEVRLVLATADRPNADAAARDAYATIAALEQILSDWRPTSEVCRLAARHGVWLPVSGPLYQVTARSLAVARASGGAFDPTVGPLVALWREARARGAVPDDRAIARARASVGWRRVHLDPHRQAIKLDRPGMDLDFGGIAKGFILDSARTVLRHLGFASVMLDAGGDVVLGDAPPGESGWRVAVSTPRGDSTIVLAGVAVGTSGPSAQHLDVGGVRYSHVIDPRTGRALTAPTQATVIHRFGVMSDALSTMITVLGAKRGSNVARALGAIELFVSDSPMP; this is translated from the coding sequence ATGCGATCGGGACGATGGAAGGTTCGACGCATCGTGGCCACCGCCGCGATGTTCCTCAAGTTGCACCCACTCCCTGCAATTGCACAGGGGCCACGGCAGGAGTATCGGCAACTGCACCTCGGCGTCGAGGTCCGGTTAGTGCTGGCCACTGCCGACCGCCCCAATGCCGACGCCGCCGCACGGGACGCCTACGCAACGATCGCCGCGCTGGAGCAGATCCTCTCCGACTGGCGCCCCACCAGCGAGGTCTGCCGACTCGCTGCACGTCACGGCGTCTGGCTGCCGGTGAGCGGCCCGCTCTATCAGGTCACGGCGCGCTCCCTCGCCGTGGCGAGGGCAAGTGGCGGAGCCTTCGACCCGACCGTCGGACCGCTGGTGGCGCTGTGGCGCGAAGCGCGCGCTCGCGGTGCCGTCCCCGACGACCGTGCCATCGCGCGGGCGCGAGCTTCCGTGGGATGGCGGCGAGTCCATCTTGACCCTCACCGACAGGCCATCAAGCTCGACCGGCCCGGAATGGACCTCGACTTCGGTGGCATCGCCAAGGGATTCATCCTCGACAGTGCCCGCACGGTGCTGCGCCACCTCGGGTTCGCCAGCGTGATGCTCGATGCGGGGGGTGACGTTGTCCTCGGCGACGCCCCACCGGGTGAGTCGGGGTGGCGCGTTGCAGTATCGACGCCCCGAGGGGACAGCACGATCGTGCTGGCAGGTGTTGCCGTCGGCACCTCGGGCCCGAGCGCGCAACACCTCGATGTCGGGGGAGTGCGCTACTCGCACGTTATCGATCCGCGAACTGGTCGCGCGCTCACCGCGCCCACCCAGGCCACGGTGATTCATCGATTCGGCGTGATGTCTGACGCGCTCTCCACCATGATCACTGTGCTCGGGGCCAAGCGTGGCAGCAACGTGGCACGGGCGCTTGGCGCGATCGAGCTCTTCGTCAGCGACTCACCGATGCCGTGA
- a CDS encoding VanZ family protein, with protein sequence MVLDTGWLSDLLLNIVLFLPFGFIARRIPALSRGSTIVVLLAGLLLSGSIETAQLFLAPRYSTASDLAANGLGAWSGAFLSDLVGRRLGEGRTLIGRLLLDLPLMGFVYLLVPLMWLDGLATGGSPDRLWALVPLVSAGALALAAVAASDSTGQAELEGREHVFSAGLGVAAIFWYLLGAIPAMRAAPTAVLTGALLVVLVTFAARLLWRGAVRHDRRLEPQVVRLLLPLVVLYLTALARSGGELYHAGSGEIARVTILRWLERGAGFTLLGYLVAEWRGRREELLPRTMLAPMLVAALLFAVLTRFNEAPRDVAALVVTLAATAFGALLYAFQRAHILALLGRAEAAGE encoded by the coding sequence ATGGTGCTGGATACCGGCTGGCTGAGCGATCTGCTGCTGAACATCGTCCTCTTCCTGCCGTTCGGCTTCATTGCCCGGCGCATTCCGGCCCTCTCGCGCGGGAGCACCATCGTGGTGCTGCTCGCGGGGTTGTTGCTGAGCGGCTCGATTGAAACGGCGCAGCTCTTCCTGGCGCCGCGTTACTCGACCGCAAGTGACCTGGCCGCCAACGGGCTCGGTGCCTGGAGCGGTGCTTTCCTCTCCGACCTGGTGGGTCGCAGACTCGGCGAGGGGCGCACGCTGATCGGGCGGCTGCTGCTCGACCTGCCGCTGATGGGGTTTGTCTACCTGCTGGTTCCGCTGATGTGGCTCGACGGGCTGGCCACCGGTGGCTCACCGGACCGGCTCTGGGCGCTGGTGCCGCTGGTGAGTGCTGGTGCACTCGCCCTCGCGGCGGTCGCGGCGAGTGATAGCACCGGTCAGGCGGAGCTCGAAGGACGCGAGCACGTGTTCTCTGCCGGGCTCGGCGTCGCGGCGATCTTCTGGTACCTGCTCGGGGCGATTCCAGCAATGCGTGCAGCTCCCACCGCCGTCCTGACCGGCGCGCTACTGGTGGTGCTGGTCACCTTCGCGGCACGGCTCCTTTGGCGCGGCGCCGTACGACACGATCGTCGACTTGAGCCCCAGGTCGTCCGGCTGTTGCTGCCGCTCGTCGTGCTCTACCTGACGGCACTCGCGCGGAGTGGTGGTGAGCTCTATCACGCCGGGAGTGGCGAGATCGCCCGCGTCACCATCCTCCGCTGGCTCGAGCGCGGCGCCGGCTTCACACTGCTGGGGTATCTCGTCGCCGAATGGCGTGGTCGTCGTGAAGAACTGCTGCCGCGCACGATGCTCGCACCGATGCTGGTCGCCGCCCTCCTCTTCGCTGTGCTGACGCGGTTCAACGAGGCGCCACGTGACGTCGCGGCCCTCGTCGTCACACTCGCGGCCACCGCCTTCGGTGCGCTCCTCTATGCATTCCAGCGGGCGCACATCCTCGCGTTGCTCGGTCGAGCGGAGGCAGCTGGAGAGTGA
- a CDS encoding SPFH domain-containing protein, with protein MVREIERNAVNGLVVQVALLAGYAAVGYTFFTGAESQNPAIIIPAMIAFVLLMIIQGGIFSVQPNQARVLTLFGTYVGSVKTSGLWWANPFYKKQAISLRVRNFETAKLKVNDNGSNPIEIGAIVVWQVVDSAEALFEVDNYEDYVRVQSESAVRSLATQYPYDSNSDEVRSLSHNAADISDQLASEVQARLSKAGMKVLEARLAHLAYAPEIANAMLRRQQASAIIAARTLIVEGAVSMVDMALKLIDEKGMVKLDEERKAAMVSNLLVTLCAEQPMQPVVNTGSLYT; from the coding sequence ATGGTACGTGAAATCGAACGGAATGCGGTCAACGGTCTGGTGGTGCAGGTCGCCCTCCTCGCCGGGTATGCCGCCGTTGGCTACACCTTCTTCACCGGGGCCGAGAGCCAGAATCCCGCCATCATCATTCCCGCGATGATCGCCTTCGTGCTGCTGATGATCATCCAGGGCGGCATCTTCTCGGTGCAGCCGAATCAGGCACGAGTGCTGACGCTGTTCGGCACCTATGTCGGGTCGGTGAAGACGTCGGGCCTCTGGTGGGCCAACCCCTTCTACAAGAAGCAGGCGATCTCGCTCCGGGTCCGGAACTTCGAGACCGCCAAGCTCAAGGTGAACGACAACGGTTCCAACCCGATCGAGATCGGGGCGATTGTCGTGTGGCAGGTCGTCGATTCGGCCGAGGCGCTGTTCGAGGTCGACAACTACGAGGACTACGTCCGGGTCCAGAGCGAGTCGGCCGTGCGATCACTCGCGACGCAATACCCGTATGACTCCAACAGCGACGAAGTCCGGTCGCTGAGTCACAATGCCGCCGACATCTCCGACCAACTCGCCAGCGAAGTCCAGGCGCGGTTGTCGAAGGCCGGGATGAAAGTGCTCGAGGCGCGGCTGGCGCACCTGGCGTATGCGCCGGAAATCGCCAACGCGATGCTTCGACGTCAGCAGGCGAGTGCCATCATTGCGGCGCGGACGTTGATCGTCGAAGGTGCCGTATCGATGGTCGACATGGCGCTCAAGCTGATTGACGAGAAGGGGATGGTGAAGCTGGACGAGGAGCGCAAGGCGGCGATGGTGTCGAACCTGCTGGTCACGCTCTGCGCCGAACAGCCGATGCAGCCGGTGGTGAACACCGGTTCGCTCTACACCTGA
- a CDS encoding DUF3761 domain-containing protein yields MSALVLGLFLAAAPLAAQATAGATGKCGDGTSTSAKSKSGACSNHGGVKEWYGPAATAAATPPKATPSPRSSAPATPAARMAPTTAAANATGRCADGTTTAAKSKSGACSNHGGVKEWFGAATAAPAPTPAPPRATPSSRAAPTAAPQVPTRAIPGSPAGASALCNDGTYSQSQHRSGSCSSHGGVKQWLKEIPPS; encoded by the coding sequence ATGTCCGCCCTTGTGCTCGGCCTCTTTCTCGCCGCAGCACCCCTTGCCGCTCAGGCGACTGCCGGTGCCACCGGCAAGTGCGGTGACGGCACCAGCACCAGCGCCAAGAGCAAGAGCGGCGCCTGCTCGAATCATGGTGGTGTGAAAGAGTGGTACGGTCCCGCGGCTACTGCGGCGGCGACGCCACCCAAGGCGACACCATCGCCTCGCAGTTCGGCGCCTGCAACCCCGGCGGCGAGAATGGCACCGACGACCGCTGCGGCGAACGCGACTGGCCGCTGCGCGGACGGCACGACCACGGCCGCGAAGAGCAAGAGCGGCGCGTGCTCGAATCATGGTGGTGTGAAGGAATGGTTCGGTGCGGCCACTGCAGCGCCGGCGCCGACCCCGGCTCCGCCGCGGGCGACGCCATCGTCCCGCGCCGCGCCAACGGCCGCGCCCCAGGTGCCGACCCGGGCAATTCCCGGATCACCGGCTGGCGCCAGCGCCCTCTGCAACGATGGGACCTATTCGCAGAGCCAGCACCGTAGCGGCAGCTGCTCGAGTCATGGTGGCGTGAAGCAGTGGCTCAAGGAGATTCCGCCGAGCTGA
- the nagB gene encoding glucosamine-6-phosphate deaminase, with product MKTDARRLERLRVDIFAQPDDLARAVAERIAALIRERTASGLPCVLGLATGSTPVGVYHELVRMHRDEGLSFRGVTTFNLDEYWPMSPDSIHSYHRFMREHLFDLVDLDPARTHLPPGEGSRDQVADACAAYETAIRAAGGIDLQLLGIGKTGHIGFNEPGSGADSRTRLITLDTLTRRDAAADFFGEQNVPREAITMGVASILEAREICLLATGEHKATILRRAIEGEIDHQVAATFLQRHQSVTVYCDSAAAAELTRIATPWLVDEVAWTTELAIRAVTWLSRSVGRAILKLTESDYIEHHLASLLSLYGAPGVVNGLVFNALGAKIRGRSKLPRQQKVICFSPHPDDDVISAGGILRKLTLNENHIVVAYMTSGNIAVFDHDVLRYVDVLERLAADEHLGRRNVDTLAARVRKFLAAKAPGEVDIPEVLDLKRIIREAEAVSGIETIGLHRENARFLNLPFYRTGKVKKDPVGPADVAVVRALLESERPDLLLVAGDLSDPHGTHRLCKDAIDLALAELYPGAVGRPDVWLYRGAWQEWPITEATWLVPLAQEELRLKIQAIFKHQTQKDSAPFPGADEREFWQRVESRNKETAAIVDRLGLAEYFAMEAYVVA from the coding sequence ATGAAAACCGACGCCCGGCGCCTGGAGCGCCTGCGGGTCGACATCTTTGCCCAACCCGACGACCTCGCTCGCGCGGTGGCAGAGCGGATCGCCGCCCTTATCCGCGAGCGAACCGCCTCCGGGCTCCCCTGCGTCCTCGGCCTTGCCACCGGCTCCACCCCCGTCGGGGTGTACCACGAACTGGTCCGGATGCACCGCGATGAAGGGCTGTCGTTTCGGGGTGTGACGACCTTCAACCTCGACGAATACTGGCCGATGTCGCCAGACTCGATTCACAGCTACCACCGTTTCATGCGCGAGCATCTCTTCGACCTGGTCGATCTCGACCCGGCCCGCACCCACCTTCCGCCGGGCGAAGGGTCGCGTGATCAGGTGGCCGATGCCTGCGCCGCCTACGAGACTGCGATTCGGGCCGCCGGCGGCATTGATCTCCAGCTGCTCGGCATCGGCAAGACCGGCCATATCGGCTTCAACGAACCGGGCTCGGGCGCCGACTCGCGCACTCGGCTCATCACGCTCGACACGCTCACCCGTCGCGACGCCGCCGCCGATTTCTTCGGGGAGCAGAACGTGCCGCGCGAGGCGATCACGATGGGTGTCGCCTCCATTCTCGAGGCGCGCGAGATCTGCCTCCTCGCGACCGGCGAGCACAAGGCAACCATTCTGCGCCGCGCCATCGAGGGTGAGATCGACCATCAGGTGGCGGCGACCTTCCTGCAACGGCACCAGAGCGTCACGGTCTACTGCGACAGTGCGGCCGCCGCCGAACTGACTCGCATCGCGACGCCGTGGCTTGTGGACGAAGTGGCCTGGACCACCGAGCTTGCGATTCGCGCCGTGACATGGCTTTCGCGCAGCGTGGGCCGCGCGATCCTCAAGCTCACCGAGAGCGACTACATCGAGCACCACCTCGCATCGCTTCTGTCGCTCTACGGCGCACCGGGCGTGGTGAACGGACTGGTCTTCAACGCCCTCGGCGCGAAGATCCGTGGCCGATCGAAGCTTCCGCGTCAGCAGAAGGTGATCTGTTTCTCACCGCACCCCGACGATGACGTCATCTCCGCCGGCGGCATCCTGCGCAAGCTCACCCTCAATGAGAACCACATCGTCGTTGCCTACATGACGAGCGGCAATATTGCCGTCTTCGATCACGACGTGCTCCGCTATGTCGATGTGCTCGAGCGCCTCGCGGCGGACGAACATCTTGGTCGTCGCAATGTCGATACGCTGGCAGCGCGAGTCCGGAAATTCCTCGCCGCCAAGGCGCCAGGAGAAGTCGATATCCCCGAAGTGCTCGACCTCAAGCGGATCATTCGCGAGGCCGAGGCCGTGAGTGGCATCGAGACGATCGGGCTGCATCGCGAGAACGCCCGTTTCCTCAACCTGCCGTTCTATCGCACCGGCAAGGTGAAGAAGGACCCGGTCGGTCCGGCGGATGTCGCGGTGGTGCGCGCCCTGCTCGAGTCGGAGCGTCCCGACCTGCTGCTCGTGGCAGGCGATCTCTCCGACCCGCACGGCACCCATCGCCTCTGCAAGGACGCCATCGACCTCGCCCTCGCGGAACTCTATCCTGGTGCGGTCGGTCGACCCGACGTCTGGCTCTATCGCGGCGCGTGGCAGGAATGGCCGATCACCGAAGCCACATGGCTGGTGCCGCTGGCACAGGAAGAATTGCGCCTCAAGATCCAGGCGATCTTCAAGCATCAGACCCAGAAGGACTCGGCACCATTTCCTGGTGCCGATGAGCGGGAATTCTGGCAGCGCGTGGAGAGTCGCAACAAGGAAACCGCGGCGATCGTCGATCGACTCGGCCTGGCCGAGTACTTCGCGATGGAGGCCTACGTCGTCGCCTGA